The region CCCACAGCTTGCCGCGCCGGACGATCGAGACCGACATCGAGGCCTTGATCCCCATGTTGCGCAAGTACTCGATGTGGATCGGGGAGACCGCGCGCAGGCCCGACATCGAAAGGTCGAGCGGATCGCCGTTGGGTCCGGTTGCCGGGATGACCGGCACCGTCGGGTCGTCGACGTCGGAAATGATGCGCAGCATGTTGCGGGTGTAGAGGCGCCGGGCCTGGGCCGGGATGTCCGAGGCCGGGAAGTGCAGCCCCTTGAAGCTGTCGACCATGCCGTTGAGGCTCTCGGCGATCACCTCGCCCGCGCCGTCGTTCTCGAAACGGTAGACCATGACCCGGTCGAAGCCGGTCAGTCCGCGCAAGTGGCGTGCGGCGCTGGCGCACAGTTTCTCGATCGAATCCGCCTGGCGCATCCGATCGATCATCGGGCGCACGTAGGACACGAAGTCGCGCCGGCGTCCGCCCTCGTGCGGCTCGATCTCGACCACGAAGGAGCGGCCCGAGGCGTGGACCGCGAGGTCGAACAGCCGACCGTCGGCGAGCAGGTCGACTTCGAACACGCGCTCGACCGCGCCCGACCCGCCGAGCACCTGCAGGCGACTGCGCACGTCGTGCATCGCGCTGGGCGAGAGGAACTCGATCGCCGAGCGGCCGATCATCTCCTGCGCCGAAAGGCCGAAAAGCTCTGCGCAGTTCACCGAGGCGTGGTTGATGATCCAGTCGCTCGAGAACGAGACCAGCCAGCCGAAGCTCTGGATCCGGCCGATGATGTGAATCGGTTCTAGGTCGCAGGTGGTGAGATCCACCTTGGTCGTGTCGTCAGCCATTCAATTCCTGCTTCTGCGACTCTTCCAGGGTCGCGCTGACGGTGAAGGCCGTCTCGAATGTGGTGAAGGCGGCAAGTGCGGCGCCCTCGATCGCGGCCGCCTCGACGGCGCTGAATTCCTGCTTCGCAAACCAGGGGACGAGCGCTTTCCAGACCGCGTGACCGGTATCGTCCTCCATGTAGCGAGAGGGACTACCGGTGGTGCGGCCCTGATAACCCTCGCGGCGAATCACTTCATTGCCCAGGCGCGAGCCCGCGATCACGTAGCAGACCCCCGCAGCGCCCTCTTCGGGCACCACCGCCTGTGGGATGTCGAGCGCGACAAGCGCCGAAACGGGCAGGCCGCGCTCGGCGAGATCGGCCGCCAGCATTGCCGGAAAGTCCGGGCAGGGAAGCGCCAGTTCGCGTTCGACGAAGCGGTGGAAGGTACTGAAGAGCGGGGACAAAGCCATGGCGTGCGCGCCCAGAAAACGGCGCAGGTCAGCCTCCCGACCGAGGTCGAGCGAGCCGAACGCCTCGTCGAGACGGGCGTGCGAGGGCCCTGTGGCCTTGCGCAATTGGCTCAGCATTCCTGGCCTGTCCTTATCCTGATGGTGCGAGCCCGAGCGGGAAACGCATAAGTGAAGTCGTGGCGATTGCAAGCAGCCGAGCAGGCGCCCGCCTCAAGCCAACTTTTCGCTCTCCGATATGTTCCCGAGTACGCACATAGCAGCGCAACAGGGTTCCGTCTGTGCACTTAGATACGCAGTCTGGAACCAGTGCCGCCTGCGCTGGTTAGCAAGACAAGGGGCAACGAACCCGCATACCCGAAGGCTGGGGTCGCCATGGGGAGAAGCACGTAGTTCGCGGCACTGGCGGCGGACTGCAAACGATATGAAAAACCCGAGGACTCAACGATGGATGCTATCAGGACGGATCGACGGTCGGACTTGCTTGACTGTCTCAACCAGTCAGACAGGGAGCTGCTCGAAAGCCGCCTTCAGGATGTCCATCTTGCCAGTGGCGATCTCATCTTCGAGGTCGGTTCTGCGGTCGACTACTGTTATTTTCCCATAGGCTCCTCGCTTTGCGCCTTCTTCGTGGAGATGGAGGAGGGCATGGCGGTCGAGACCATCCTGGTCGGGCGCGAGGGCGCGCTGGGCGGCGTGGTCTCGAGTGGGCACCTGCCTGCCTATTCGCGCGCGAGCGTGGTGCACGGCGGGTTGTTCCGCCGCATTTCGCAGCGCGAACTCGCAGCGCTCAAGCAGAGTTCGCCGGGGATCAACTCGCTGTTCTGCCGCTATGCCGACTGCGTCATGGCGCAGGTGTTCCAGTCGATCGCCTGCAATGCGGTCCACACCATCGAGCAGCGCGCCGCGAAGTGGCTGACCGCGACGGTCGACCGCATCGGACGGCCCGAGGTGATGATGACGCAGGAGCAGCTCGCTTCGATCATGGGGATCGGGCGTAGCTACGCCAGCCGCGTCCTACAGCGCTTCAAGCGCGACGGTCTGCTGCGCACCCGGCGCGGCGGGCTCGAGGTGCTCGACGCCCATGCGCTCGGCGAGCGGGCCTGCTCGTGCAACCAGCAGGTGCAAGGTCACTTCGACAAGGTGCTGGGCGGGCTCTATCCCTGACGAGTGCTGCGGCGCGTCGAGGCATCATCCCCGTCGGCTGCGGGATGATGCCCGTGCGCGCGCTCAATCCTGCGGCGCACCGATCGCGACTGCGGCGTGGTCCTCGGCGTCGCCAAGCGGCACGCCCGCTTCCTTGCGCTCGGAATAGCGGTCGACCAGCTGCGCTGCGTGCGGGCGCAGCAGCACGGTGAAGCGCACGAGTTCCTCCATCACATCGACGATGCGATCGTAATAGCTCGAGGCACGCATGCGCCCCGCCTCGTCGAACTCCTTGTAGGCCATCGCCACCGAGGACTGGTTGGGCACGGTGAACATGCGCATCCAGCGCCCGAGCAGGCGCAGCGTGTTGACCGCGTTGAACGACTGCGACCCGCCCGAGACCTGCATCACCGCCAGCGTGCGCCCTTGCGTCGGGCGCAGCCCGCGCAGCTGCAGCGGGAGATGGTCGATCTGCGCCTTCATGATGCCGGTCACCTGACCGTGGCGCTCGGGGCTGCACCAGACCATGCCTTCCGACCACAGCGCATGTTCGCGCAGCTCGTGGACCGCCGGGTGGTCGTCGCCCGCCACCTGATCGGGCAGCGGCAGGTCGCGCGGATCGAAGATGCGCACCTCGGCGCCGAAGAAGCGCAGCAGGCGCGCGGCTTCCTCTACCGCAAGGCGCGAGAAGGAGCGTTCGCGCAGCGAGCCGTAGAGCAGCAGGATGCGCGGCGGCGGCTGGTCGTCACCGAGGCCGAGAGCGGGGCGGCGGTGTGCAAAACGCGCGTCGAGCGTGGGCAGGTGATCGGGATCGGGCAGGTCGCGAAGGCGCATGGGGAAACCTTGTGTGAATGGGAAGGGGAGGTCAGTCGGCGGCGGGGGCGCAACACGAGAGGGTTTCGAGCAAGGGCGCGCACAAGTCGGCGCGGCCATCGCAGCAATCGCGCACGAGGTAGAGCATGAGGGCGCTCATCGCGGAGATCTCGGCGCGCTGGATCTGCTGGCGGCCCTGCTTGTGCGCGCTGACCAGCCCGGCCTTCACCAGCACCGCCAGATGCGTCGAGAGCGTGCTCTGGCTGAGCCCGGCGGCCTCGACCAGCGTGCCGGTCGAAAGGCCCTCGGGCGCATGGCGCACGAGCAGGCGGAAAGTGGCGAGGCGCGTGGGGTGGGCCAGCGCGGCGAGCGCGGCAAGGGCGCTTTCGGTGTCCATTCATCGGTAATAAGCGATGGGAATGGGCCGGTCAACGCGCGACGGTCAGGGCAGGCGCGAGGGTGGGGGCAAGGGCGGGGCGTTCGTCCCACAAGAGAAATGGCCCGCCGCACCGGGTGCGACGGGCCAAGCTTTCCTCCCCAGGAAAACTCTTCGATGTCTCGGCGCGGCCTTCTGCGGGCCGTCACCGTGGCGATCGCCCCAGCAAGGGTGGGGCGGGGCGATCGCCTCCCCGGTCAGCGGCGCGAGGCCGAGCCGAGGCGGTGGTAGAGGCTGGAATACTTGGACGAGATCGGATCGTCCTCGTGGGCCTTCAGGTAGAACAGGACCGCGTCCTGCAGCAGCTTGAAGTCCTGGTTCGAAAGCACGGCGCGCGCGCGGGCCGGTTCGATCGTGGCGGTGGCAGTGGTCATTTCACGTCTCCTTCCTGTGCTCGCGTTTGTCATGGCGTGAGCGGGTTGCTCACCGAGGGGGATCAGCGGAAGCAGGTCCCCGCTCGGCAATTTCAGATGTCCGTGCATGGTCATGGCGCGGACCGGTTCGGCCTGCCGCGTCATGCGGCGAACTGGTTCATCGTATTGTGCTCGCCGCCGGCCTTGAGGGCCGCTTCACCGGCGAAGTATTCCTTGTGATCGTCGCCGATGTCCGAGCCGGCCATGTTCTGGTGCTTGACGCAGGCGATGCCCTGGCGGATTTCCTGGCGCTGGACGCCCTTGACGTAGCCGAGCATGCCCTGTTCGCCGAAGTACTCCTTGGCGAGGTTGTCGGTCGACAGCGCCGCGGTGTGGTAGGTCGGCAGGGTGATGAGGTGGTGGAAGATGCCCGCCTCGCGCGCCGCGTCCCTCTGGAAGGTGCGGATGCGCTCGTCGGCCTCTGCCGCCAGCTCGGTGCCGTCGTAGTCCACGCTCATCAGCTTCGCCCGGTCGTAGCCCGACATGTCGCGCCCTTCGCCTTCCCAGGCATCGAAGACCTGCTGGCGGAAGTTGAGCGTCCAGTTGAAGCTGGGCGAGTTGTTGTAGACCAGCTTGGCGTTGGGCATTTCCTCGCGGATGCGGCTGACCATCCCGCCGATCTGGCCGATGTGCGGCTTCTCGGTCTCGATCCAAAGCAGGTCCGCACCGTTACGAAGCGCGTTGATGCAGTCGAGCACGC is a window of Novosphingobium aureum DNA encoding:
- a CDS encoding biliverdin-producing heme oxygenase, which gives rise to MLSQLRKATGPSHARLDEAFGSLDLGREADLRRFLGAHAMALSPLFSTFHRFVERELALPCPDFPAMLAADLAERGLPVSALVALDIPQAVVPEEGAAGVCYVIAGSRLGNEVIRREGYQGRTTGSPSRYMEDDTGHAVWKALVPWFAKQEFSAVEAAAIEGAALAAFTTFETAFTVSATLEESQKQELNG
- the arsH gene encoding arsenical resistance protein ArsH, with the protein product MRLRDLPDPDHLPTLDARFAHRRPALGLGDDQPPPRILLLYGSLRERSFSRLAVEEAARLLRFFGAEVRIFDPRDLPLPDQVAGDDHPAVHELREHALWSEGMVWCSPERHGQVTGIMKAQIDHLPLQLRGLRPTQGRTLAVMQVSGGSQSFNAVNTLRLLGRWMRMFTVPNQSSVAMAYKEFDEAGRMRASSYYDRIVDVMEELVRFTVLLRPHAAQLVDRYSERKEAGVPLGDAEDHAAVAIGAPQD
- a CDS encoding ArsR/SmtB family transcription factor, with amino-acid sequence MDTESALAALAALAHPTRLATFRLLVRHAPEGLSTGTLVEAAGLSQSTLSTHLAVLVKAGLVSAHKQGRQQIQRAEISAMSALMLYLVRDCCDGRADLCAPLLETLSCCAPAAD
- a CDS encoding Crp/Fnr family transcriptional regulator is translated as MLDCLNQSDRELLESRLQDVHLASGDLIFEVGSAVDYCYFPIGSSLCAFFVEMEEGMAVETILVGREGALGGVVSSGHLPAYSRASVVHGGLFRRISQRELAALKQSSPGINSLFCRYADCVMAQVFQSIACNAVHTIEQRAAKWLTATVDRIGRPEVMMTQEQLASIMGIGRSYASRVLQRFKRDGLLRTRRGGLEVLDAHALGERACSCNQQVQGHFDKVLGGLYP